One genomic window of Panicum hallii strain FIL2 chromosome 6, PHallii_v3.1, whole genome shotgun sequence includes the following:
- the LOC112897220 gene encoding U-box domain-containing protein 19-like, protein MPPPDERGQQPRRRRMLARPAVCPCEAIAPAPLLASLLSLAADAAGLQGDALPAVRGAAREAVRIADLLHAFLHAVRGAASGGDARPLPDEAVLGFSELHVALQKLRLLLADCARKGARLWVLMNAEMAASELRVVMGSVATAVDTLPEGVVAASAEARELAGLVSAHAWRAAARLRPDPEDDRAARGVRSVLARFAGGVMPDAEDARHVLDRVGAATWSGCAEEGAFLEAELLERLETGGEDDNDLVLIGGLMAFLVYCRVVLFDRIDDADKAEAAAVARPPARCAAWINPEALQCPITLELMTDPVTVATGQTYDRASIKKWIKSGCRTCPVTGERLRSAELVPNVAARGIIEQLLLSRGVPLQEPSSKHRCAVDKTLAPFGAAAAGGVRLAVAFLIARLSRGTPKQQKKASYEARKLSKRNVFYRACLVEADAVPWLLHLLSSGDASVQDNAVAGLLNLSKHPAGRRALVESGGLGLIVDAVNVAARVEARQNAAAVLFYLSSNPEYCEEISRIPEAIPTLVHLARDGAYRGRKNALASLYGLLQCTDAHGRAVSAGAVAALAGLLLGSPAAAAAEGDDLALDAVALLARIAEQPAGARAVAASSELVTRLVDFLGESASRSANEHGASLLASLGRHGGDRVLALLGKLPGLMPALYALIADGTPQAVKKARWLVNEIHRHYEKRQAPAAARAPAGGDHCVIRV, encoded by the coding sequence ATGCCGCCGCCGGACGAGCGCGGGCAGCAGCCGAGGCGCCGGAGGATGCTGGCGCGGCCGGCGGTGTGCCCGTGCGAGGCCAtcgcgccggcgccgctgctGGCGTCGCTGCTCTCCCTCGCCGCGGACGCCGCCGGCCTCCAAGGGGACGCGCTCCCCGCGGTCCGGGGAGCGGCGCGCGAGGCCGTCCGGATCGCCGACCTGCTCCACGCGTTCCTCCACGCGGTCCGCGGCGCCGCGTCCGGCGGGGACGCCCGCCCGCTGCCCGACGAGGCGGTGCTGGGGTTCTCGGAGCTGCACGTGGCGCTGCAGAAGCTGCGACTCCTGCTCGCCGACTGCGCCCGGAAGGGGGCGCGGCTGTGGGTGCTCATGAACGCCGAGATGGCCGCCTCCGAGCTCCGGGTCGTGATGGGGTCCGTCGCGACGGCGGTGGACACGCTGCCGGAGGGCGTGGTCGCGGCGTCCGCCGAGGCGCGGGAGCTCGCGGGGCTGGTGTCAGCGCACGcgtggcgcgcggcggcgcggctgcgaCCGGACCCGGAGGACGaccgcgcggcgcggggcgtgCGCTCGGTTCTCGCGCGGTTCGCGGGCGGCGTCATGCCTGACGCCGAGGACGCCCGGCACGTGCTCGACCGCGTCGGCGCCGCGACCTGGTCGGGCTGCGCCGAGGAGGGGGCGTTCCTGGAGGCCGAGCTGCTCGAGCGCCTGGagaccggcggcgaggacgacAACGACCTCGTGCTCATCGGCGGCCTCATGGCGTTCCTCGTCTACTGCCGCGTCGTCTTGTTCGACCGCATTGACGATGCCGacaaggccgaggcggcggcggtggccagGCCGCCGGCCAGGTGCGCGGCGTGGATCAACCCAGAGGCGCTGCAGTGCCCGATCACGCTGGAGCTGATGACCGACCCGGTGACGGTGGCCACCGGCCAGACGTACGACCGCGCGTCCATCAAGAAGTGGATCAAGAGCGGGTGCCGGACGTGCCCCGTCACCGGCGAGCGGCTCCGGAGCGCGGAGCTCGTGCCGAACGTCGCGGCGCGTGGGATCATCGAGCAGCTGCTCCTCAGCCGGGGTGTCCCGCTCCAGGAGCCCAGCAGCAAGCACCGATGCGCGGTGGACAAGACCCTGGCGCCGTtcggcgcggccgcggccggcggcgtgcggctcgcCGTGGCGTTCCTCATCGCGAGGCTGTCCAGGGGCACGCCCAAGCAGCAGAAGAAGGCGTCGTACGAGGCCCGGAAGCTCTCGAAGCGGAACGTCTTCTACCGGGCGTGCCTGGTGGAGGCCGACGCCGTGCCGTGGCTGCTCCACCTGCTCTCCTCCGGGGACGCGTCCGTGCAGGACAACGCCGTGGCGGGGCTCCTGAACCTGTCGAAGCAcccggccgggcggcgggcgcTGGTGGAGTCAGGCGGGCTGGGGCTCATCGTGGACGCCGTGAACGTGGCCGCCAGGGTGGAGGCGCGGCAGAACGCGGCGGCCGTGCTGTTCTACCTGTCGTCGAACCCGGAGTACTGCGAGGAGATCAGCCGCATCCCGGAGGCGATCCCGACGCTGGTGCACCTGGCACGGGACGGCGCGTACCGCGGCCGCAAGAACGCGCTGGCGAGCCTTTACGGGCTGCTCCAGTGCACCGACGCGCACGGGCGGGCGGTGTCGGCCGGCGCCGTGGCCGCGCTCGCGGGCCTGCTGCTGGGCTcccctgccgccgctgccgccgaagGCGACGACCTGGCCCTCGACGCCGTCGCGCTGCTCGCGAGGATCGCGGAGCAGCCGGCcggcgcgcgcgccgtcgcggcGAGCTCGGAGCTGGTGACCCGGCTCGTGGACTTCCTCGGCGAGTCGGCGTCGCGGTCCGCCAACGAGCACGGCGCGTCGCTGCTGGCGTCGCTGGGCCGGCACGGCGGGGACAGGGTGCTGGCGCTGCTGGGCAAGCTGCCGGGCCTGATGCCGGCGCTGTACGCGCTCATCGCCGACGGGACCCCGCAGGCGGTCAAGAAGGCGCGGTGGCTGGTGAACGAGATCCACCGGCACTACGAGAAGCGCcaggcgccggcggccgcgcgggcgccggcgggcggcgaccACTGCGTCATCCGTGTATAG
- the LOC112897518 gene encoding homeobox-leucine zipper protein HOX5-like gives MDPDRVGVDSGGARRGGGGAGGAQMLLFGGGGSANSNGFFRGIPMAVLGMDDAARVGKRPFFTTHEELLEEEYYDEQAPEKKRRLTAEQVQLLERSFEEENKLEPERKTELARRLGMAPRQVAVWFQNRRARWKTKQLETDYDRLKAAYDALAADHQGLLADNDSLRAQVISLTEKLQGKDTSPSVTIAAQEVDQLDEHTAASGTEKLLVQQLKDDLLSSGDCTGPGALSSEEEDGGVISDEGCSFDLPDALFTAVGVTHHGAEEAQLCNWNSWLWNN, from the exons ATGGATCCGGACCGCGTCGGCGTCGActcgggcggcgcgcggcggggcggcggcggggccggcggcgcgcagaTGCTGCTCttcggcggcgggggcagcgccAACAGCAACGGCTTTTTCCGAG GCATTCCGATGGCGGTTCTAGGCATGGACGACGCGGCGCGCGTGGGCAAGCGGCCGTTCTTCACGACGCACGAGGAGCTCCTGGAGGAGGAGTACTACGACGAGCAGGCGCCGGAGAAGAAGCGCCGGCTGACGGCGGAGCAGGTGCAGCTTCTGGAGCGGAGCTTCGAGGAGGAGAACAAGCTGGAGCCGGAGCGCAAGACCGAGCTGGCGCGCCGGTTGGGGATGGCGCCCCGCCAGGTGGCCGTCTGGTTCCAGAACCGCCGCGCGCGCTGGAAGACCAAACAGCTCGAGACCGACTACGACCGTCTCAAGGCTGCCTACgacgcgctcgccgccgatcACCAGGGCCTACTCGCCGACAACGACAGCCTCAGGGCACAG gtaatctccctgacggAGAAGCTGCAAGGCAAGGATACATCCCCATCGGTGACCATCGCTGCCCAAGAGGTCGACCAGCTGGACGAGCACACTGCTGCGTCTGGCACTGAGAAGCTGCTGGTGCAGCAGCTCAAGGACgacctcctcagcagtggcGACTGTACTGGCCCCGGTGCCCTCTCGTCTGAGGAAGAGGACGGTGGCGTGATCAGCGACGAGGGATGCAGTTTCGACCTTCCAGACGCCTTGTTCACTGCTGTTGGGGTCACCCACCACGGCGCTGAGGAAGCTCAGCTGTGCAACTGGAACTCCTGGTTGTGGAACAATTGA